TTTTATTACCTTTTGTTTCTCATTATGTCTTATATAAAGCACGTTGTACAAATAAATCTACATCTCTCTTCATAATGTCAATATTCATTTAGTTATCAATCACCATTAAGTCCCTTTTAAATGTGAGTCATTCTAATACAATAAATACTAACTTGTCTGATGTTTGATTCTATTGgtttattatatacagtaataaGTGTTGACGGTTGTCATTGGTGTAAAATCACAAGCATtcactgccctctagtggtcggAGTCAGGAGCTACAGTTCTCAGAGGGAATAATGCAGCCATTAATACTAATTTAACTCCTTATTAGTGTTCTTGTTATTATAGGTAGAGGAGAGGATGTAGGTCTGGTGTAACTTCCACTGGGGATGAGATAGAAATGACAGTTTCAGTTTGATTCCTTCATCCTCTGAGTGTCTGAAGTGTTCTTCAGGTGTCACAGCGTTTAAAGTccacaagcagcagcagcaggaggaactCAGCCAGACAACATTCAGGCTGTTGGGGCTGTCTCCTTGTGAGGAAAACCTGCAGACTCCTCTCAATTATGGGTTTTTATTTACAGATAATTCTCCTCAAAAGACGCTCACGCTGATCACCAATCAAAGATAACGCAGTAACAGACTGAACTCTCTGTAGGAGGGAaagaaaactttatttaatGAGTATTGTTGACATTGGAAAtagtttttttgtcaaatatttgtgATATAACATAACAACAATATCAGGTTTCTATCAAGGAAAACAGGTGATTGGTGTTTTATAATGCAGTGATTTATACTTTATAACGctgttgttttatgttaacactAATGTGGAAAGCATGATAAACAATTTAATTATGATTTAtagtttagtagtttaattAATGATTCACAGAAAACTGCATCAGTCAGGACGTGATTTCATGTAAAATAACAGAATATAATGCAATCACTAAAAATACGGCGGTTTGTACAACATGAATGGATCAAAAGGCATTAATACACATGAAGACACCagagtatataatatatatgaatatgtatTGATTATATATCAGATAAAAGTACATTAGACTTCATGACTGGAGGTTTAACGTTTGATTGAGCTCCAACACAACAGAATAGTTCTGTACCAAACTGATTAACATGAGAAGAAAACATCAAGTTTAACAGCTTTATATGTAGATATAAgtagatatatgtatatattctaTAAGTCAGTGATGTGTTACAGTCCCACCAACAGTTAACTTCTGTCATCAGAATAAATCACAGCCTGGACTGACTGAAAAACACATTAGATAAACCCTGAAAACATTAAACTCATACaaagaaagtaaagaaaataaatgtttttgtacatcacatgtttgtgtttgttttgcgtctctttgtggttgttttgcatctctgtggttgttttgagtctctttgtggttgttttgcgtctctttgaggttgttttgagtctctttgaggttgttttgcgtctctttgaggttgttttgagtctctttgaggttgttttgagtctctttgtggttgttttgcgtctctttgtggttgttttgagtctcttcgaggttgttttgcgtctctttgaggttgttttgcatctctttgaggttgttttacatctctttgacgttgttttgcatctctttgtggttgttttgcatctctttgtggttgttttgcatctctttaaggttgttttgagtctctttgtggttgttttgcgtctctttgtggttgttttgagtctctttgaggttgttttgcgtctctttgaggttgttttgagtctctttgaggttgttttgcatctctaaATCTACTGTTCTGGTTTACATGACAGTTCAGAAATGATCCGACTGTAACCTGGTTACTGAAGTTAACACCCTGAATGTTGTGTTGTGATCTGATGGTGGAGCTGAGAGGATAACGATGAGCGTGGGTGATGGAAAAATCCAGAGACTATTGATCAGTGATGTTAATCTGTACAGTGAAGTAACTATCGATaattaaacatgaaaatacaacaacaaacagaaacagtcaTTAGAGGGCGCTGTTTCCACCaattacacatttacatttaaaaggtGATTACATTTGAATTTTCTTATGTAGTTCAGTCAACATCAGACTTATAGAACTATAATGAACTACCTTTATTCAGCAGGGTAGACTTGATTTCTACTCAGCTGTCGGCTCACAGTGATTCTGTTCATCTACTTCATGAATGCTTTACCAGCTGCTGAACCAAATGCTTTTATTTTACCAAACCCGTACCAAAACGCTGCTTTGAGTCCTTTATCTTTCTCCATTCGAGCTTTAATCTCCTCCAGTTTCTGGACCTTCTCTGTGTCTCCTTTCTCCTTCATCTTCTCAATCAGGAAGTCCACATGGTCGTGAGTGGACAGCGAGTCCACATTCAGGGCGATTTGCTCCAGTTTGAAGACATTCTGGAAGGACTTTTCCAGCCACTGATCCTTTTCTTTCTGaagtttttccttttccttcttAAGAGTTTCCAAAAGGCTCAACTTCTTCTCACTTCCTTCCTTGTTCTCTTCATATTTTTCTTTCACATCTTCTAGGGTCTTTTTAACTTTCCTTGTCTTGTTCACATAGATCAACTCTTCTTTCACATGATCTGATGCAGGACACTTACTGGTGCATACAGTGCAGTGGCCATCTTTAATGACCTCACAGGATTTTGGGGACCCGGCCAGTGGGCATGGATAGTGACAGTTCTGCTTACAGACATTACAGGTGACAGCTCCTCCATGATTTAACCAAAGCGCCCACCATCTCCCCCCACTGACAGGTTCTTTATCTTTGTAGGGCTCATCAACTTCTACTGTGAAGTTCTCATTGCTCTTCATCTCTTCTTCATGGTTCTTCAGAGCTTCCTGAGtctgttttatttctttctgtttcaGTTCAGTCAACTCGATCCTCTCTCGCAGGTTTTGGATGCAGGCTGCCAGTCCAGTGCGTGCATCCAACACCTCAACAGTTGTTTTCAGGTTCTGAGGTGATGTTTCTTTCAGGTAATCAGTGAATTGACCCATTTGGTCCTTTGTTGAGTCCCAGGCAGTTTTTAGagctttcttatttttctttgttttctgtttgctcTGGCAGTTATCGAACATGAAATGAAGAGGCTCATTGTCTTCATCTTTAGCACATTTAATGTTTGCTTTTTCGAGGGCCTGTAGAACATTTTCAGGTGTCACACCATTGGAGTGTGTGATGAGGGCTACGATGTTCTCCATGTCGTTTCCAAACAGAGACATCACTGAGTT
This Sebastes fasciatus isolate fSebFas1 unplaced genomic scaffold, fSebFas1.pri Scaffold_102, whole genome shotgun sequence DNA region includes the following protein-coding sequences:
- the LOC141763627 gene encoding uncharacterized protein LOC141763627 produces the protein MATNISSKYEHITCKVVIRSGSPAVHQLKPKKENIRNVEGITLKRVTLGVKDPNKTNKTILLVGETGTGKSTLINALVNYAMGVEWEEDVWFQIVEEEERDQSESQTTDVIVYEIFGFEGKTLPYSLTIIDTPGYGDIRGIEVDANINQRLFQLFRSSDGVHEINAVGLVLKSSENRLDDRLRYIFNSVMSLFGNDMENIVALITHSNGVTPENVLQALEKANIKCAKDEDNEPLHFMFDNCQSKQKTKKNKKALKTAWDSTKDQMGQFTDYLKETSPQNLKTTVEVLDARTGLAACIQNLRERIELTELKQKEIKQTQEALKNHEEEMKSNENFTVEVDEPYKDKEPVSGGRWWALWLNHGGAVTCNVCKQNCHYPCPLAGSPKSCEVIKDGHCTVCTSKCPASDHVKEELIYVNKTRKVKKTLEDVKEKYEENKEGSEKKLSLLETLKKEKEKLQKEKDQWLEKSFQNVFKLEQIALNVDSLSTHDHVDFLIEKMKEKGDTEKVQKLEEIKARMEKDKGLKAAFWYGFGKIKAFGSAAGKAFMK